A DNA window from Daucus carota subsp. sativus chromosome 3, DH1 v3.0, whole genome shotgun sequence contains the following coding sequences:
- the LOC135151108 gene encoding uncharacterized protein LOC135151108 has translation MANGMSQWQMPKFTKDNYENWCIRMKAILGANDVWEIVEKGLEVPEDEANLNQVQKDLLQAQRKKDQKAIMIIHQCLDDSMLQKVASATTSKKVWDTLKSSFSGDAKVKRVRLQTLRGEFKALHMKESESISDYFSRVLTVINQMKSNGEEVTDVRVIEKVLRSLVSKFDYKVVAIEEAKDIDEMTIDELMGSLQAHEEKMLKEPIEQALQSKLSFKDNDGRYTRSQRGRGRGFLYGHGRGRGQQREENQKHERLYETRNLRGRGRGRVTPRYGKSNVKCYNCQNFGHYASECRASKNQVEEKANFAEDKSNIDEPTLLLAHKGEVNCEDNLWYLDSSASYHMCGNKNLFVDLDEKVNGKVTFGDSSGVPIKGKGNILIRLKNGDHNFISSVYYVPSMKNNILSLGQLMEKG, from the coding sequence ATGGCAAATGGAATGTCTCAATGGCAAATGCCAAAGTTCACCAAAGATAATTATGAGAATTGGTGTATTCGTATGAAGGCGATCCTTGGAGCAAATGATGTGTGGGAAATTGTGGAGAAAGGATTGGAGGTGCCCGAAGATGAAGCAAATTTGAATCAAGTTCAAAAAGATCTACTTCAAGCCCAAAGAAAGAAGGATCAAAAGGCGATTATGATCATTCATCAATGTTTGGATGATTCTATGTTACAAAAAGTGGCTTCCGCAACAACGTCAAAGAAAGTTTGGGATACTCTCAAATCTTCTTTTAGTGGCGATGCTAAAGTAAAAAGAGTTCGGCTACAAACACTACGTGGCGAGTTTAAGGCTTTGCATATGAAGGAATCCGAATCAATCTCGGATTATTTTTCAAGGGTCCTGACCGTTATCAATCAAATGAAAAGCAATGGAGAAGAGGTTACTGATGTTCGTGTTATTGAAAAAGTTCTTCGTTCACTTGTCTCtaaatttgattacaaagtTGTGGCAATTGAGGAGGCTAAAGATATAGATGAAATGACTATTGATGAGCTTATGGGATCATTACAAGCCCATGAAGAAAAAATGTTAAAGGAGCCAATTGAACAAGCCTTACAatcaaaattatcttttaaagatAATGATGGAAGGTATACGAGGAGCCAAAGAGGTCGTGGAAGAGGATTTCTATATGGACATGGAAGAGGTCGTGGCCAACAAAGGGAGGAAAATCAAAAGCACGAAAGATTGTACGAGACAAGAAATTTAAGAGGCCGTGGAAGAGGAAGAGTCACACCAAGGTATGGCAAGTCAAATGTTAAATGCTACAATTGTCAAAATTTTGGTCATTATGCTTCCGAATGTCGCGCTTCAAAAAATCAAGTGGAGGAGAAAGCTAATTTTGCTGAAGATAAAAGCAATATTGATGAGCCCACTTTGCTTCTAGCGCATAAAGGAGAAGTAAATTGTGAAGATAATTTGTGGTATCTTGATAGCAGCGCAAGTTATCATATGTGTGgcaataaaaatttgtttgtggATCTTGATGAGAAAGTGAATGGAAAAGTCACTTTTGGAGACTCTTCGGGAGTGCCCATCAAAGGCAAAGGTAACATACTAATTCGCTTGAAAAATGgagatcataattttatttcaagtgTTTATTATGTGCCTAgcatgaaaaataatatcttgAGTTTGGGCCAACTAATGGAGAAAGGCTAA
- the LOC108212086 gene encoding uncharacterized protein LOC108212086: MNVLSWNCQGLGNLKRVRVLCDLIKSHKPDVLFLSETISKADSIEQLRIKFGFSQCFAINCIGRSGGLGIFWRNNAACEINGYSQNHVDILFKHNNTVSWRLTCFYGFPERSRRQNSWNLICNLANLSDLPWCIVGDFNDLLYDSDKWGGVPHPRSLMEGFRNAIDDSLLAELDLYGGKFTWERCRGKPGWVKERLDRCFANQAWWNLFPLCKLSVSHASASDHDPLLLDLLISVSSFMARWGRNFFHKFRDKVKKQKEIVASFSDRTDMPGVEQYFIEKEKLNVLLLHEETYWKQRAKNYWLAEGDANTKFFHATASARKRTNHIAFPENDEGEQIHNHEDMCQVVKGYFTEVFSRGRSHNASPNLPSDRRVTAAQNADLVAEVTFEEFTTAVK, encoded by the exons ATGAATGTGTTAAGCTGGAACTGTCAGGGGTTGGGGAACCTTAAGAGAGTTCGTGTTCTTTGTGATTtgataaaatcacataaacccGATGTCCTTTTTCTTTCTGAAACTATTTCAAAAGCAGATAGTATAGAGCAACTTCGTATTAAGTTTGGTTTTTCTCAATGTTTCGCAATAAATTGTATTGGTCGTAGTGGTGGTCTTGGTATCTTTTGGCGTAACAACGCAGCTTGTGAAATAAATGGGTACTCCCAGAATCATGTTGATATTCTTTTTAAACATAATAACACCGTTAGTTGGCGTCTTACGTGTTTTTATGGGTTCCCTGAAAGATCAAGGCGTCAGAACTCATGGAACCTTATTTGCAATCTAGCAAATTTGTCTGATCTCCCGTGGTGTATCGTGGGAGATTTCAATGATCTCCTTTATGATTCGGACAAATGGGGCGGAGTTCCACATCCCAGAAGCTTAATGGAGGGTTTTCGAAATGCTATAGATGACAGTCTGCTTGCTGAGCTTGATCTTTATGGAGGCAAATTCACCTGGGAACGATGTCGAGGCAAACCAGGGTGGGTGAAGGAAAGACTCGATAGGTGTTTTGCTAATCAGGCCTGGTGGAATCTATTCCCTCTCTGTAAGCTTTCAGTATCTCATGCTTCAGCTTCGGATCACGATCCATTACTCTTAGACCTG CTCATCTCAGTGTCGAGTTTCATGGCTCGTTGGGGCAGAAACTTCTTCCACAAATTCCGGGATAAAGTCAAAAAACAGAAAGAGATAGTAGCTAGCTTTTCCGACCGAACTGATATGCCAGGAGTGGAACAGTATTTCATTGAGAAAGAAAAGCTAAATGTATTGTTGCTTCATGAGGAAACTTATTGGAAACAACGAGCGAAGAATTACTGGCTAGCTGAGGGCGATGCGAATACAAAGTTTTTTCATGCCACTGCTTCTGCAAGAAAGAGAACAAATCATATTGCATTTCCAGAGAACGATGAGGGTGAGCAAATTCATAACCATGAGGATATGTGCCAAGTTGTTAAGGGCTATTTCACAGAGGTGTTTTCGAGGGGCAGAAGTCATAATGCTAGTCCCAATCTGCCATCTGATAGGCGTGTCACAGCGGCTCAGAATGCAGATCTTGTGGCTGAAGTGACATTTGAGGAATTTACAACTGCAGTTAAATAG